AAAGGCCTGTAGCAGATCTCCTCTTTGACTCTCTGTGTACTCTTACTGGGAGCTCAGTATACACAGATGAGCTCTGTTCCAGACGTGTCTGTTATCATCAGCATTTTAACCGCAGGAGGAACATTTTCATGAAACATACGGTAAGaaagttttcattttccattttatatttGGTTTGCTCTTTAAAAATACCAACAGATACAACTGAGTTTGACAAGAAATGATGTAGTCAGCTGTTTAGTCTTTTCAACTGTAGAGAAATGATTTAGGGTAGCATATGAAAACAAAGTTCAACAAGTTATTTTggcaaatattttgttaaaatacttgttaaaCTGAATAAGTTTTTTTAgatgtcattgtgtgtgtatttctttttggtttttgcagTTATTCTGAGtctatttgtgtttctttgttgctttttagtATTtcgttgtagttgttttgtatttataattggtctcttttgtcattttttagtaCCTTCATGGTTGGCTGCGTGTTATCCTCAGCACTAAAGCTACTTCACTGTGAATAAACATGTCATCATGGTGGCAAcaattttatcatttatgtattttacttcattttatttattgtattgtgTCCAAACTGGATTCTGAACTTAGcgtatttatttttcatccatAACGATAAAAGCATTTTACTGATGAgttatgtataattattttgtttcccAGCCCATGGAGCCAATGACATTTGTAACCGTGACAACACTGTGGCCTGAAAACAACAGTGCGTCCCTGCCAACCGGTCCATCATCAACTTCTGCAGAATGGGAGCTTATCCACACCATCATTCCCCCGTACATCTTCACCTTATCCCTGTTGGGCCTTCTCTTTAACAGCTTTGTCCTCGGGGTGTTCTTCGTCCACAAGGACCGACTGACCGTAGCAGAGATCTACCTGAGCAACCTGGCGCTGGCagactttattctcctgtgCGGCCTCCCCTTCTGGGCAATGAACATCATCAACGAATTCAACTGGCCGTACGGAGATGCCTTATGCAAACTGGTCAACTCCGTCATCATCATTAATTTCTACACCAGCATCTACACCCTGGTTATGATTAGCATTGACCGGTATCTGGCACTCGTGAAAACTATGATGGCCAGGTGGCTGAGACGGAGGCTCTATGCCAAGGTCATCTGCTTCATCCTGTGGATATTAGCGGTCATACTGAGCACGCCAGCACTAGTACACAGAAAGGTGAAGTTCATTGAGGAGTTCGAGACAACATCCTGCATCCTGGATTACA
This sequence is a window from Plectropomus leopardus isolate mb unplaced genomic scaffold, YSFRI_Pleo_2.0 unplaced_scaffold11746, whole genome shotgun sequence. Protein-coding genes within it:
- the LOC121963575 gene encoding B1 bradykinin receptor-like produces the protein MKHTPMEPMTFVTVTTLWPENNSASLPTGPSSTSAEWELIHTIIPPYIFTLSLLGLLFNSFVLGVFFVHKDRLTVAEIYLSNLALADFILLCGLPFWAMNIINEFNWPYGDALCKLVNSVIIINFYTSIYTLVMISIDRYLALVKTMMARWLRRRLYAKVICFILWILAVILSTPALVHRKVKFIEEFETTSCILDYSHNSSWKLAHQILLNIVGFVLPVLVIVFSSGNIIKALVQRSDSVAFHDTHDTKATVLVYAVTILFLLCWGPFQIFTFLDTLCDIQALDEKLWIQTLDIGGQVSVYLAFLNSTLNPLLYVYSGQYFRRKVSAIYRRTRHRRRESDMITYQRSVVSTYINRTEQIKTVVIFNAKNQM